Proteins from one Cicer arietinum cultivar CDC Frontier isolate Library 1 chromosome 3, Cicar.CDCFrontier_v2.0, whole genome shotgun sequence genomic window:
- the LOC101489918 gene encoding uncharacterized protein: MGGGTMHDDHLVSQFRTTLNSNLPSSSSNLKPSVLTDINTLSSCCCNGQLCKKQVITESGSCLYNHVFETVPSQREVEDAISALQEFMKAVLSTITVQQISDSYDSRIVLSQGYKRLYDALQLLQTDTAVKRLVVSLSSDEAIWDVVIRNVLHQRLLELPDAAKCKRPQISEQKEIGIEIISWIFYILKGKILELIVSFQSLMNDLFQSPGIKNATGDATQLDEKVRSSALLSIVILLIVIMARSQSRQV; the protein is encoded by the exons ATGGGAGGTGGAACTATGCATGATGATCATCTTGTATCTCAGTTTAGAACCACCCTCAACAGTAATttaccttcttcttcttcaaatctCAAGCCTTCAGTTCTAACAGATATCAACACCTTATCTTCTTGTTGCTGTAATGGTCAACTATGCAAAAAACAAGTGATAACAGAAAGTGGGTCATGTCTCTATAATCATGTATTTGAGACTGTTCCTTCTCAAAGGGAAGTTGAAGATGCAATATCAGCTCTTCAAGA ATTTATGAAAGCAGTATTATCCACAATCACAGTTCAACAGATCTCAGACTCAtatgattcaaggattgtgctGTCTCAAGGATATAAAAGACTTTATGATGCTCTTCAGTTGCTGCAAACTGATACTGCTGTTAAG AGATTAGTAGTTTCACTATCATCTGATGAAGCCATTTGGGATGTTGTCATAAGAAATGTGTTGCATCAAAGGCTTCTGGAATTGCCTGATGCAG cTAAATGTAAAAGGCCTCAGATTTCAGAACAAAAAGAGATCGGCATAGAAATCATAAGCTGGatattttatatcttaaaaGGAAAGATTTTGGAACTGATAGTAAGTTTTCAGTCACTTATGAATGATTTATTTCAGTCTCCTGGGATTAAAAATGCAACTGGAGATGCAACACAGCTGGATGAAAAAGTTAGGTCATCGGCACTTCTCTCCATTGTTATCCTCTTGATTGTAATCATGGCTCGATCCCAAAGTCGTCAAGTATAA
- the LOC101489597 gene encoding uncharacterized protein, whose product MSGFSFGSSASSQSSSSSPFSFGSSPSQSSSSSPFSFGSSPSPAFSFGSSSPFSSTTNPTSAASSSPFSFAPSSSSSTSLFSAPTSTSSSFNIASSFGAASSLFGSSSASSAPATSAPSLFGSASSGSSLFSSSSSATTPFGGTPSTPAFGVASSASTTLFGAPSSASTTPFGFASSASTTPFGAASSASTPSFGAPSSTSATPSFGAPSSASATPSFGAPSSASATPSFGAPSSASATPFGFASSASTTPFGAASSASASPFGGISSASTTTTLFGGTASAATTSFGASSSAATTSFGAVSSAATTPSLFSSAFSTGAASTSTTTTSFSPFAKPSAPASTTTATSSFSSSGFSLGNSTSSASQPAFAFTNVPSSSASASVSSASTVSGTPAASKPPGSFSFTTSSVPLFSTVTTTTASTTTTGAAIVSSSAPASSAPASSGFSLAAAPVASTGAGSSSAGAGSSFAGFGVGSTAPTASTASTASLGTGFSFANKASAPSVSAATAPAFGVSTSTSTTPAISSLSTGATQTSSAVVAASTSGTTLTVSASVAAAPKLPSEITGKTVEEIIKEWNAELQERTGKFRKQANVIAEWDRRILQNRDVLLRLEIEVAKVVETQSNLERQLELIETHQQEVDKALLSVEEEAERIYKDERGVLLDDEAASTRDAMYEQSELIERELEQMTEQIKSIILSLNSNQGGEVDAPDGMSPLDAVVRILNNQLTSLMWIDEKAEEFSSRIQKLANQGSASSDREQIGLGNWMS is encoded by the exons ATGTCGGGTTTCTCATTCGGATCTTCCGCTTCTTcccaatcttcatcttcatcccCATTTTCATTCGGGTCATCCC CTTcccaatcttcatcttcatcccCATTTTCATTCGGGTCATCCCCATCACCCGCTTTCTCATTCGGATCTTCATCCCCTTTCTCCTCCACCACAAACCCTACCTCCGCCGCTTCTTCTTCTCCATTCTCATTCGCTCCCTCTTCCTCTTCTTCCACTTCTCTTTTCTCTGCTCCTACCTCCACTTCTTCTTCCTTCAACATCGCATCTTCATTCGGCGCGGCTTCCTCATTATTCGGCTCCTCCTCCGCTTCATCCGCGCCGGCTACCTCAGCTCCTTCATTATTCGGCTCCGCGAGTTCAGGTTCTTCATTGTTCTCATCGTCCTCTTCTGCTACCACGCCGTTTGGTGGAACTCCCTCAACTCCAGCATTTGGAGTAGCGTCATCGGCTTCAACTACGCTGTTTGGAGCACCGTCCTCGGCTTCAACCACGCCGTTTGGATTTGCGTCCTCCGCTTCCACAACGCCATTTGGAGCAGCGTCCTCCGCATCGACGCCGTCGTTTGGAGCACCGTCGTCGACTTCAGCAACGCCGTCGTTTGGAGCACCGTCGTCGGCTTCAGCAACGCCGTCGTTTGGAGCACCGTCTTCGGCTTCAGCAACGCCGTCGTTTGGAGCACCGTCGTCGGCTTCAGCAACGCCGTTTGGATTTGCGTCATCGGCTTCCACAACGCCGTTTGGAGCAGCGTCCTCAGCTTCGGCTTCGCCGTTTGGAGGAATTTCATCTGCTTCGACGACAACAACTCTATTTGGTGGAACAGCTTCTGCAGCAACGACGTCGTTTGGGGCATCTTCTTCTGCAGCAACGACATCGTTTGGAGCAGTTTCTTCAGCAGCAACTACACCTTCTTTATTTTCAAGCGCGTTCTCTACAGGTGCTGCTTCAACTTCAACCACAACGACGTCGTTTTCACCTTTTGCCAAACCTTCTGCACCAGCCAGTACTACAACTGCAACGTCGTCGTTTAGCTCTTCAGGATTCTCCTTAGGAAACTCAACTTCCTCTGCTTCTCAACCCGCATTTGCTTTCACCAATGTACCATCCTCTTCCGCTTCGGCTTCAGTTTCATCCGCCTCGACAGTTTCCGGCACACCGGCTGCTTCAAAGCCCCCGGGTTCTTTCTCTTTCACCACATCTTCGGTGCCGCTGTTTTCGACTGTGACGACTACTACAGCCTCAACAACAACGACTGGCGCTGCAATTGTTTCGTCTTCTGCGCCTGCATCTTCTGCTCCGGCCAGTAGTGGATTTTCGTTGGCAGCTGCTCCGGTTGCATCTACTGGTGCTGGCTCTTCATCGGCCGGTGCAGGATCATCATTTGCGGGTTTTGGTGTAGGGAGCACGGCACCTACGGCGTCCACTGCATCAACTGCTTCATTGGGGACTGGATTTTCATTTGCTAACAAGGCCTCAGCCCCGTCTGTTTCGGCAGCTACTGCTCCTGCATTTG GGGTGAGCACTTCAACCTCTACCACTCCAGCAATTTCTAGTTTGAGCACTGGTGCAACTCAGACATCATCTGCTGTTGTTGCGGCTTCTACTAGTGG AACTACTTTAACTGTCAGCGCATCAGTTGCTGCTGCACCAAAATTGCCATCTGAAATCACAGGAAAGACTGTAGAAGAG ATTATCAAGGAGTGGAATGCTGAGTTGCAAGAGAGAACCGGAAAGTTTCGTAAACAAGCTAATGTGATAGCTGAATGGGATCGCAGGATTTTACAGAACCGTGATGTTCTGTTAAGGCTTGAG ATTGAAGTGGCAAAAGTAGTTGAGACACAATCAAATTTGGAGCGGCAATTGGAGTTGATAGAGACTCATCAACAGGAG GTTGATAAGGCTTTACTAAGCGTGGAGGAAGAAGCGGAACGTATTTACAAGGATGAGCGTGGTGTACTGCTTGATGATGAAGCTGCGTCTACAAGAGATGCAAT GTATGAGCAGTCGGAATTGATTGAGAGGGAACTAGAGCAAATGACAGAGCAGATCAAGTCAATTATTCTGTCCCTTAATTCAAACCAG GGTGGAGAGGTTGATGCACCTGATGGAATGTCTCCACTAGATGCTGTAGTTcgaattttaaataatcaacTAACTTCTCTGATGTGGATTGATGAAAAG GCTGAAGAATTTTCTTCCCGCATTCAGAAGCTAGCTAACCAAGGTTCTGCTTCTTCGGATCGTGAACAGATAGGACTTGGAAACTGGATGTCTTGA
- the LOC101490462 gene encoding histone H4 → MSGRGKGGKGLGKGGAKRHRKVLRDNIQGITKPAIRRLARRGGVKRISGLIYEETRGVLKIFLENVIRDAVTYTEHARRKTVTAMDVVYALKRQGRTLYGFGG, encoded by the coding sequence ATGTCTGGAAGAGGAAAAGGAGGAAAGGGTCTCGGAAAAGGAGGAGCAAAACGACACCGTAAGGTTCTAAGGGATAACATCCAAGGAATAACAAAACCTGCAATTCGTCGTCTCGCAAGACGTGGCGGTGTGAAGCGTATAAGCGGTCTTATTTATGAAGAAACTCGTGGCGTTCTCAAAATCTTCCTTGAGAACGTGATTCGCGATGCTGTTACCTATACTGAACATGCTCGCCGCAAAACTGTTACTGCTATGGATGTTGTTTATGCTCTCAAGAGACAGGGGAGAACACTTTACGGCTTCGGTGGGTAG